A stretch of the Synechocystis sp. PCC 7338 genome encodes the following:
- a CDS encoding aminotransferase class V-fold PLP-dependent enzyme produces the protein MADPVNLMPDRHQFPGLTNKTYFNFGGQGILPTVALEAIMAMYGYLQENGPFSIAANQYIQQLIAELRQALGETFNVNPNTITITDNVTTGCDIVLWGIDWHQGDEILLTDCEHPGIIAIVQAIAARFGITYRFFPVAETLNQGDATAVLADHLEPKTRLVILSHLLWNTGQVLPLAEIMAVCRRHQGDYPVRVLVDGAQSAGSLPLDFSQLEVDYYAFTGHKWFAGPAGVGGLYIHGDAKGTAIAARLGEINPTYVGWRSITYGTKGEPTGWAEGGKRFEVATSAYPQYAGLLAALQLHQRQGTAQERYQAICQRSQLLWQGLNQLPHVRCLATSAPQAGLVSFTVDSPLGHRAIVQKLEEQRIYLRTIADPDCIRACCHYITNEEEIEHLLSKLAEFTP, from the coding sequence ATGGCTGACCCTGTGAACCTGATGCCCGATCGCCACCAATTCCCTGGCTTAACAAATAAAACCTATTTCAATTTTGGCGGCCAGGGTATTTTACCCACCGTAGCCTTAGAAGCAATTATGGCCATGTATGGCTATCTCCAGGAAAATGGCCCCTTTTCCATTGCGGCTAACCAGTACATTCAGCAGTTAATTGCCGAACTCCGCCAAGCTTTGGGGGAAACTTTTAACGTTAATCCCAACACAATCACCATCACCGATAACGTCACCACTGGCTGTGACATTGTGCTTTGGGGCATTGACTGGCACCAGGGCGATGAAATCTTGCTCACCGACTGTGAACATCCCGGCATCATTGCCATTGTCCAGGCGATCGCCGCTCGGTTTGGCATTACATACCGCTTTTTTCCGGTGGCAGAGACCTTAAACCAGGGGGATGCAACCGCAGTTTTAGCTGATCATTTGGAGCCAAAAACCCGCTTGGTCATTCTCAGCCATTTACTTTGGAACACGGGGCAGGTGTTGCCCCTGGCAGAAATCATGGCCGTTTGCCGCCGCCACCAAGGGGATTATCCAGTGCGGGTCTTAGTGGACGGAGCCCAATCAGCTGGTTCCTTACCCCTAGATTTTTCCCAGCTAGAGGTGGACTATTACGCCTTTACGGGCCATAAGTGGTTTGCCGGCCCCGCTGGAGTGGGGGGGCTGTATATCCATGGCGATGCCAAAGGCACGGCGATCGCCGCACGCTTGGGGGAAATTAACCCGACCTATGTGGGCTGGCGTAGTATTACTTATGGTACGAAAGGGGAACCCACTGGCTGGGCCGAAGGGGGCAAACGGTTTGAAGTGGCCACCTCCGCCTATCCCCAATATGCCGGTCTATTAGCCGCTCTCCAGTTACACCAACGGCAAGGCACCGCCCAGGAGCGTTACCAAGCAATCTGTCAACGCAGTCAACTACTGTGGCAGGGCTTAAACCAGTTACCCCACGTTCGTTGTTTGGCCACATCGGCTCCCCAAGCAGGTTTGGTCTCCTTCACGGTAGATTCTCCCCTAGGCCACCGGGCGATCGTCCAGAAACTGGAGGAGCAACGCATTTATCTCCGCACCATTGCTGACCCTGACTGCATCCGGGCCTGTTGCCACTACATCACCAATGAAGAGGAAATTGAGCATTTATTGAGCAAACTAGCTGAATTTACCCCCTAA
- a CDS encoding glycosyltransferase family 39 protein: MNFPALNNDRKYLLLLTGAALILAIAGLGNVPLRDFDEGYYATTAQDTYLRGDWRFPTYLGQPFLSKPPLITWLVMGSYHLLGISEFTSRLPLALGAALAVPLLYLVGKEIFSAPKAALWSSSILLTLLPTARLGRLTMLDGVINTCLLWSLLCLLRGRKQPHWLAGIGIGLALIALAKGLLVLALAMLLGILILWLGAGQIFQRWQLWLGLAISFAPVLWWYQLQFAQYGETFWQIHFEFHSFNRVTQELEGNTGPPWYYLLEIAKYTAPWLFFLVPAIVMTIKQWREDWAKVAIIFGLGFLAIISAMGTKLPWYVLPCYPFFALMGGHYLADLQNRQRYPLLIGYLLAFTAGVGLVGGLYAGLTERRPVIIIMGLALFIGVGWSARQYLNHSAKFVKTLVVSLYVTLLFLFSSPLWNWEVNEAFAVKPVGELIKQATSVNTPVYTSFAYSRPSLDFYGDRQVIAMNDDQLRTKAEEGNYLLLDQDAQGRLALPGLQPRGQAGDFSLFFSPGE; the protein is encoded by the coding sequence TTGAACTTTCCTGCTCTTAATAATGATCGCAAATATTTACTGCTACTCACGGGAGCGGCCCTGATTCTGGCGATCGCCGGCTTGGGTAATGTGCCCCTGCGGGATTTTGACGAAGGTTATTACGCTACTACAGCCCAAGATACTTACCTCAGGGGAGATTGGCGTTTTCCCACCTATCTAGGACAACCCTTTTTATCCAAACCACCTCTGATTACTTGGTTAGTGATGGGCAGTTACCATCTGCTGGGCATCAGTGAATTTACCTCCCGTTTACCATTGGCTCTGGGGGCGGCCCTGGCAGTGCCTTTGTTATATCTAGTGGGTAAGGAAATTTTTTCTGCCCCTAAAGCGGCCTTGTGGAGCAGTTCGATCTTGTTAACCCTGCTTCCCACTGCTCGTTTAGGTCGTTTAACCATGTTGGATGGGGTGATTAATACCTGTTTGCTCTGGTCCTTACTTTGTTTGCTGCGGGGACGGAAACAGCCCCATTGGTTAGCGGGCATCGGCATTGGTTTAGCATTAATTGCCTTAGCGAAAGGATTGTTGGTGCTGGCCTTGGCCATGTTGTTGGGAATTTTAATTCTCTGGTTGGGGGCCGGTCAGATTTTTCAACGCTGGCAATTGTGGTTAGGGCTGGCGATCAGTTTTGCCCCCGTGTTGTGGTGGTACCAACTGCAATTTGCTCAGTATGGGGAAACCTTCTGGCAAATTCATTTTGAGTTCCATAGTTTTAACCGAGTTACCCAGGAATTAGAGGGCAATACGGGGCCCCCTTGGTATTACCTGTTGGAAATTGCGAAATACACCGCTCCCTGGTTATTTTTCCTAGTTCCCGCCATAGTAATGACCATCAAACAATGGCGAGAGGACTGGGCTAAGGTAGCCATCATTTTTGGCTTGGGCTTTTTGGCAATTATTTCCGCTATGGGTACTAAATTGCCTTGGTACGTCCTTCCCTGCTATCCCTTTTTTGCTCTCATGGGGGGGCACTATCTGGCGGATTTACAAAATCGTCAGCGTTACCCTCTGCTAATTGGTTATCTACTGGCTTTCACCGCCGGGGTCGGCTTGGTGGGGGGGCTATACGCTGGCCTCACTGAGCGAAGACCAGTGATCATCATCATGGGACTAGCGTTATTTATCGGCGTGGGATGGAGTGCCAGGCAATATCTGAACCATTCTGCCAAATTTGTTAAAACCTTGGTGGTGAGTTTATATGTAACTCTCCTATTTCTTTTTTCCAGCCCCCTCTGGAATTGGGAAGTGAACGAGGCTTTTGCTGTTAAACCGGTGGGGGAATTAATTAAACAGGCCACTTCCGTGAATACTCCCGTTTATACTTCCTTTGCCTATAGCCGCCCCAGTTTAGATTTCTACGGCGATCGCCAGGTGATTGCGATGAATGATGACCAGTTACGCACCAAGGCGGAGGAAGGAAATTATTTATTGCTCGACCAAGATGCCCAGGGACGGTTGGCCCTGCCTGGTCTACAACCACGGGGGCAAGCGGGGGACTTTAGTTTATTTTTTAGTCCTGGGGAATAG
- a CDS encoding deaminase domain-containing protein: MTQQDIAEDAALIRRIYLDRDFPAGNVAVAELYFPDGRCFGMGATSRAMSPAPKPIPRSQGGIFEPSMDSHSDRIMDTDAEYKVLSAIADVLETHYNQDIQGKLYLYTERQSCESCQQVLQQFNQKFPNIEVEIEWSYPYPP, from the coding sequence ATGACACAACAAGACATAGCGGAAGATGCCGCTCTTATCCGTCGCATTTATCTCGATCGGGATTTTCCCGCAGGAAATGTAGCGGTTGCCGAATTATACTTTCCTGATGGTAGATGTTTTGGGATGGGAGCCACATCAAGAGCGATGAGTCCAGCACCAAAGCCTATCCCACGCTCCCAAGGGGGAATTTTTGAACCCAGTATGGATTCCCACAGTGATCGCATAATGGATACTGATGCCGAGTATAAGGTTCTGTCGGCAATTGCTGATGTTTTGGAGACCCATTACAATCAAGATATTCAGGGTAAGCTTTATCTGTACACGGAGAGGCAATCCTGCGAAAGTTGTCAACAGGTGCTCCAGCAGTTCAATCAGAAATTTCCTAATATTGAGGTTGAAATTGAATGGAGCTATCCTTATCCTCCCTAA
- a CDS encoding Tab2/Atab2 family RNA-binding protein: MGVTWELDFYSRPLLDDEEKKVWEVLICESPQSVQQSPGDLFRYSQYCPSSTVNSVWLRQAIEAAISEAGQMPQKIRFFRRQMSNMISKACEEAGIPPAPSRRTYVLEQWLGDRLENFYPQQPDYDPKLASSTSVQYPELNAIALPDAVRGDRGDQWALVSLAAADFNDLPDWEISFGESFPLSPYKLPADCRIPGLILFSPRALPFAAWLSGLELGYLQYNTNPRPIMRLETGASDSWIVANVTDKISEQEAQGFEQAKKLAQGIHFLAIQASPDSEAFAGFWLLQETGQI; the protein is encoded by the coding sequence ATGGGCGTTACCTGGGAATTGGATTTTTATTCACGGCCGTTGTTGGACGATGAAGAAAAAAAGGTGTGGGAAGTACTAATTTGTGAATCTCCCCAGTCCGTGCAACAGTCGCCAGGGGATTTGTTCCGCTATAGCCAATATTGCCCCAGTTCCACCGTCAATTCCGTTTGGCTCCGGCAGGCCATCGAAGCGGCGATCTCCGAAGCGGGTCAGATGCCCCAAAAGATCCGTTTTTTCCGGCGGCAGATGAGTAACATGATCAGCAAAGCCTGTGAAGAAGCTGGCATTCCCCCGGCCCCCAGCCGTCGTACCTATGTGCTGGAGCAATGGTTGGGCGATCGCCTAGAAAATTTTTATCCCCAACAACCGGACTATGACCCCAAGTTGGCCTCCTCCACGTCGGTGCAGTATCCAGAACTCAATGCCATTGCCTTACCCGATGCAGTGCGGGGCGATCGGGGTGACCAGTGGGCCTTGGTCAGTTTAGCCGCCGCCGATTTCAATGATTTACCCGATTGGGAAATTAGCTTTGGGGAAAGTTTTCCTCTCTCTCCCTACAAGTTGCCCGCCGATTGTCGCATTCCCGGTCTGATCCTTTTTTCCCCCAGGGCCTTACCCTTTGCGGCTTGGTTATCAGGATTGGAATTGGGCTATTTGCAATACAACACCAACCCCCGACCCATTATGCGCCTAGAAACCGGAGCTAGCGATAGCTGGATTGTGGCCAATGTCACCGATAAAATCAGTGAACAGGAAGCCCAGGGATTTGAACAGGCGAAAAAATTAGCCCAGGGCATTCACTTTTTAGCCATTCAAGCCAGCCCGGACAGTGAAGCTTTTGCCGGCTTTTGGTTGTTGCAGGAAACAGGACAAATTTAG
- a CDS encoding UPF0175 family protein yields the protein MSLVISDEILKASGLTEFDLLLEIVILLFQQDKISLGKASELLGINQIRLQRLLGDRRICVHYDVAEFQENLQYLQKKGWL from the coding sequence ATGAGTTTAGTAATTTCAGATGAAATTCTGAAGGCCAGTGGCTTGACTGAATTCGATCTTTTGTTGGAAATTGTGATTTTGTTATTTCAGCAAGATAAAATCAGCCTCGGAAAAGCAAGCGAACTATTAGGGATAAACCAAATTCGGTTGCAACGCTTACTTGGCGATCGCCGTATCTGTGTCCACTATGATGTGGCTGAATTTCAGGAAAATTTACAGTATCTCCAGAAAAAAGGCTGGTTATGA
- a CDS encoding DUF3368 domain-containing protein, which produces MIIISDTSPLSNLALVDCLFLLKEIYNTVVIPQAVADKLSKAEGEDSRITAVLSLDWIKVQRSTNLELIVELRNDYLLDRGEAEAIALALEINANELLIDERLGRREATRRGLAITGVLGILLVAKHRGLIPLVRPVMDALIMEAGFRVSQDLYVDILNTAEEKYGHQ; this is translated from the coding sequence ATGATTATAATCAGTGACACCTCTCCTCTGAGCAATTTGGCATTGGTAGATTGTTTATTTTTGTTGAAGGAGATTTACAACACTGTTGTGATTCCCCAGGCAGTAGCAGATAAGTTATCCAAAGCTGAAGGTGAAGATTCGCGAATTACTGCGGTGTTGTCCTTAGATTGGATTAAAGTTCAGCGGTCTACAAATCTAGAACTTATTGTCGAGTTACGAAATGATTATTTGTTAGATCGGGGAGAGGCAGAGGCGATCGCTTTGGCATTGGAAATTAACGCAAATGAATTGTTGATTGATGAACGTTTAGGACGGCGCGAAGCCACCCGCCGGGGATTAGCAATTACTGGAGTGTTAGGCATTTTATTAGTTGCAAAACACCGAGGATTAATTCCATTGGTTCGTCCGGTGATGGATGCACTAATTATGGAAGCTGGTTTTCGAGTCAGTCAGGATTTGTATGTCGATATTTTAAATACAGCAGAAGAAAAGTACGGTCATCAATGA